CTCGTTTCTTGAGCCAGAATATGGATGCAAAAgagccagaaaaaaagattccttccACTGCGGCAAAGGCTACAACCCGTTCTCCTATTAAGAGTCAACACCAAGACACACAGTGAGGAATGAAGGACAAACAAACCAGTAACATCACTTAGAAAGTGAAGCTCAGGTCTAAGGCCAAAGGCGTCCTTACCATAGGTAGCCTCTTTGTCCCCAATCCACCGCAAGGCCCAGTCTGCTTTCTTCTTCACACAAGGCATCGTCTCAATGGCATTGAAGAGAAATTCCCTAGCAGGCACACAGAGCATCAGCAATGTCAGCACAGACCTCCCACCACAGGCTTCTAGAGAAGAACACTGGGATCGAGGCCAAATTGAGACTCAAACAAGTGTTTCCTCTTTACTGGTTCCTGCTCCACTGTTCTTGCTAAAATCTCAACATTGATTTGCTTTACATCAATACAAATTTAGGTATTCTTTAGTTCATACTGAGCCCTAAGAATGACTAACACTAAAACTCTTAGTGCATTACACCAAGAGCATTTATTGGCTTCATTATTTGAAGTCCAAGTTGTGACATGTTTCACAGGCCCTATCTTTCAATCTGAAGAACCATAAACCCTTAACTGCCAGGACTGCTTAAGCTGTGCTTACTGTTATCTCCCTCAGTAGACAGCCCCCCCACCAAGACTATCATCGGGCCAATTATTTGGGCCCAAATGCCATATGCatataataaaacaattaaagCCAACAGCCTAACACACCTCAGGTTGCTTCCTACTGTAATTCTGTGCCACTTTGATCCCAGGTCAGGAAGGCAATCCACTGGCCCAGCCTTTAACTGGGTCTTCCTCATTaccctcctctgcctccaacCTGTCCCTGCTCACACCCTGGCAGCCTACTGACTTCCCAGATATTCCTTCCCAGGTGACCTGTTCTAAAGTGAAGGTCATCAGACCACCaggccccttcccttctctttccatgtCAATGTGGTCTAGTGGAGACCTGGGTGTGCCTCTCCCCCagctttttttggcttgaggaagattgtcccagagctaacatctgtgccgatcttcctctactttgtatgtgggacgctgccacagcatggcttgatgagcggtgtgtaggtctgtgcccaggatccaaacccatgaaccccgggccgccgaagcagagcacgcaagcTTAACCATTActccaccaggctggtccctctcCCTAGCTTTTGCAGCGTAACCACCAGACCTTCCTGATCCTACCCTTTCTGGCAATTCACCTCAATCATGCCCACCTTTACCTTCTTTTCCCACTTCTGTCTACAAACATGTTCAAATCTTTTTGCCCTCAAAGGGTTCCCTCACCCCTGCTAGCCTTTCAGGTCAccacttctttttcctcctcacaTTTCCCCAGGCGATATGCAATCATCTCCCTGAGCTGACCACTTGTATTCCACAGGCCCCGCTCCTGAAGTTGACCTTAGTATCTAGACCACTCCAATAGTCCACTTCTAatttccccctcctctccagTGCATCTTCAAAATGTAAATCAGGCCTTAGCtacctttatttctcctctacTATCCCCTAATATAAACCACCACTCCCGTCAAACTGCCCTGTCTGAATCAGTCTCACGGTTCCTGGCTGCCTCTGCATCACTCATTCCTCGCTTATACTTCTGGCCTCATTTCCTGTCCTCTCACCAGCTCTGCAAGAAGCGGTGACCTTCTACCTTGCATCCTCCAGTCCGCCCCGCCTCACATGTGGGTCAACAGATTTGCCACAGGAGTAAAAACTGTCAACCTAGGTTTTAGTTCATCAGAGAAAGCCTCGAGGATGTTTTTTCAAAAGAACATTAGATCAACGGTACAGATTACGCGGAAGAACGTCATGACTGTTAAGTGATTGGCTAATAAAGTGAATTTCGGCCTCTTCCTCAGCAGACATGACCATGGGTGCCGGGAATTTCTTTGACTTAGCATTTGAGAGTCATTTTTCTATCCCTATATGAATTCAAAAACGAAATAAAGGAACAATGAGTGAGTCCTAGACATGCGGGCACACCACCCAAACACTCACCTTTCTTTGGAATCTTTAATGTAAGTGTCAATGAGGAGACTGTACATTTCAGAATGTATGTTTTCCATGGCGATTTGGAAGCCATAGAAACAGCGGGCTTCTGTAATCTGAACTTCTTGGCTAAACCGCTCCACCTAGTGGTAAAACACAGCCAGGTTCAGCCTCAGGGAAGACCACCGGCAGCAAGTCAGTCAATGGATGTTGGTCGCATCACACTCCCTTTTTTGTCCCATTTTaaggtttatttctttatatcattcTTCACTATTCTGCGGTAAAGCTGGGTATTTTACGTTATATGCTCAATTTACAGATCAGAACATAGATAACCGCTATTTTAAAGGAGAGCAATGTGGCAGGCACGGGAGTAAACCTTTTACTACCACTAACCCTTTGAGCTTCTCCAGTCAGGGGAAAAAGTACTGTAATAAAGAAAGAATTGCAAAGAGTATTATAAAACGGGAAATGCCATAGAAAAGAAGCCCACCTGCAAACATACATGCCTTCGGTATGGTAAAAGGTCAACGATGAGGAACGAAAATTAGCTCTCCCTGAAATACTGGAAAAGCAGAATTTGGGGGGAAACTCACCAAGTTCTCATTGACTATGCCGTCACTGGCTGCGAAGAAGGCCAGAACGTGCGATATGAAGTATCTCTCCTCGGGCTTCAGGGCCTCCCAGTGCTGGATGTCCTTGGAGAGGTCCACCTGAAGTCCACAAGGATCCAGCATGAGGACCCACACGCGCGCACGGTGCTCAACCCTTCTTTCCAGTTTAGCACCGCTCGATGAATACGCCCCTCACATACAGCTCCCTTCGCCAATCAGAACGTCCCCAACCACCCCCGGGGCAAGGCTTAAACTCCCTTTTTTTAAGTCTCCAAGTTCCCTAATCCGCTTACCTCCTCAGCTGTCCAAAAGGAAGCCTCAGCTTTCTTATACATCTGCCAAATATCATGGTATTCGATGGGGAAGATGACAAAGCGGCGGGGGTTTTCTCTCAGCAGCGGCTCATCCTCCACGCTGGGGGCAGGCACCTTCGTCTTCTGTTGGGGGAGAAAGACATGAACATGTTAAGGCAGAGGGCGCACCAGATGAAACTGCCATTTTTTCAGGCCAAGCACGTTCAGTTATCGGCAACCTCATGCGGTTCGAGGTTTCAAGGGCCAGCTGCCATACATGTGTTCCATATGTAACACAACAGGAATGCAGCAGAGAAGCAATCGGACACACACAGACGTGCAAGTAGGAAACGATAAGGAAGGGGAACTTTGGCGGGAAAGGAGCGCGGGCCGGGGAGGGGCTAGGGTTTGAAACAGCCGAGGAAACAATGAGGCTTTGGCGCCAATCGTGGCGCCGCCTACATGCAGCGCTCCTCGCGCCCTCAGGCCCGCTCTGCCCCCTGCGCCCCCAGCCCGCTACTCACCGGCTCGCCGGGGTCCTGGAAGATCCTCCTCGCGGTCTTGCTGGCCAGCACGCGGGCCCCGCTGAGGGCCGGGGGCTGCAAGGAGACGCGCGGTGAGGGGCATGCCCACGCCCCACAGGCGCCCGCCGCCCTCCCTGGCCCTCGCGCGCTCACCGTGTTCTCCTTGTCCGCCAGGCTGAGCCCCTTCATGGGCgagagctgcagctgctgctgctgcgagTCCGCGATGGTGGCGAGCGGGACGCGGACGGAGAGCATGGCGGCTGGCGGTTCAGACAGGTGAGGCGGCGCGCGGGTCCTGGGAGCCCCCGGCGCCCAGCGGCCGGGCTTTTAAAGCCCCGGGGAAGGGCGAGCGCGGTGGGCGTGGCCTGGCCAGAGATGCCCGGCGGGCGGGGCCCGGAGCCGCCTTCCCATTGGATGCGCCCCGTCGCTGGTTCAGGGGCGGGTCGTGGTGGAAATTCAAGGGCTGCGCGGGAGCGCCGTCCGCCCGCCTTCCGGGCAGCCTCAGGACCCTCCGGGGGGCCCCCACCCGGACCTCCGGGGGCTACGGGCCGGGCCGAGCCGGGAGCGGCACTGCCCAGGCGCCTGCGGGCCCCCCCCGGACCACAGCTGCAGCCCCCCGTGCGTGTCGGAGGCGATGGCGCGCGTTTGGCCGGGAACCGTTTGGGATTGAATGAGACAACGCGATTGGAGCCCGCTGGCGAGCGGGAGAGgattcccccaccccccacagcccCACCTCCCCGAAAACGGCTCTCCTTTGAACCCGTTTCGCGGGTCCGGTAAATGGTTTGCAAATGAGGTTGGTGCAAATGCCTCTAAAACGCCCCTGGCTGCGAGGGAACCGCCTTTCTGCGACCATTTAGATACGTGTACTTGGGCGGGGGTGCAAGGGCCCTGAGATGAGGCATGGCTGTGGGGTGGTCGGCAACGACCGTGCTGTCCAACGGTTAGAGTCACTGGCTGCTGAGTCCTGCGGTGCAGTTGCTGTGTCACTTGGACACATCTCCTGACTTAAGATTCGGTGCCCTTGTTGGTAAAATAGGGCTTGTAGCCGTATCTAACCTGCAGGACtattgtaaaatgaggattaaatgagaattcGCAGCCCTTTGTAAACCTTCAAGTTAACCCAATGACAGAGAGGGCCTTTGGTGCAATTTCTCACTGAAATTGTGTCTGCTGTAAGGCCAATGTCCCCTATGTCACTATTGTTTTAAGAATTGCAAACTGAGCAAGAATTCCTTAAAGTTCGGAGAATAGTTGGAGAAGTAGGAATTCACCCACTGCTTACTGGGCATCAAACAGCCTGAAGCGGAGGTTGAAAACCTCCACTGGGGCGAGCATGGAGACAGGAACTCAGGATCAGTCTTCATTTCACTTTGTATTTGGTTTTTCAGATTGCCATAGACGTTTGCCCTGCAATTGGCAAAATGCCATGAAATGAATGACGAGAAAGAAATGTTAAGATCCAGGAAAGATTCACCTGGGAAAGCTCCGACAGCTGCAAACACTCTTAGGATTGTCACCAAGAGAAACACTGGATTTTTTACAGTCTTTTCTAGATATAATAATCCAAAGAGCTTGGGGATAGGGAAGATACCCTCCCCACTTAGGcctatttcttccatttcttaaagTGCTACACACCGTGTTTAAAGTATTCACAAGCCTCAGAGAAAGACCAATGACAATCACATCTCTTAGACAAAGCAACAACTAAAACTTCGGTCTAGCATTTGTTTCAAAGCAGCTCCCAGACATTGTCAACTTCACCTTGCTTCCGCCTCCAGCTCTAGAAAATGGGtagttttattgataattttatgGCTGATAAAGCCATTATCACATCTAACAATTATCTGTGATTCCTTGGTATCCTCCAATACCCGGTTTACATTCCAGTTTCACATAATCACTATCCGAAGTGCTCCTTTCGGGTGCTGCCTCAGTGCACAGGAGCCATCAAGTACAACTCTGTGAGCTAGCCAGAAAGGATGGCTTCATTTTTAGTTTAACTTTTTCCTGACTACCAAAATAACACGTGCACTGTAGAAAGACTCGGAAAGACGAGCGGTACCACGAGGCAGAGGGACAAGTCGCCATTCTCTCCTTCATCTCCTAGTTATGAGTCACTGGGACCTGTCTAGTCCTCCTCCTACGTGGGGTTTTACTGCTCTCACTTTATAAGGAGGAAGCAGGTCTAAGAGCTACGTGGCTCTGCCCGGCGGTCACACCCGGAGGAGACCGCAGGGCCGGGCTTCTGGTCTGCAGCGTCCCCTCTCGTGCCCTGGGGACCAGGGAGGGAAGGGCCTGAGCAGACCGGGCGGCCCAGTCACCCGAAGAGAGGAGGCCCGCCGCAGCGCCCAAGCCGCAAGCGCCGGAATCCTCCAGCATCTTCCACTTCTGTCCTCGGCGCCCGTCTTGACATCCGCTCCGTGATTGGCCCGCAGGGAGGAGGCTCCGCCCCCCACTTCCGACGAGGCGGCCCTCCCTGCAGGCCTGGGCTCCCACGCCCGCCCacccgcaggccccgcccccgatTCCGCAGCCCGCGCTCCCAGCAGTTCCACTATGACTCACCGCGCGCTGGTGGGTCGGGGTGGCCTCCAGGGCGCCCCTCCCCCCCGACCCAGGCTGAGAAACTGAGACCCGGGCGGCTCAAGTGGTTTTCCCAAAGCCACTCGTCACTCTATGTCCCAGGCACCGTGCTGGGCATTGTCATAATAATACTAAGGATAATAaccccacagcccctgggcaCCTGGACCAGGTGATTCACACTTGTAATCCAGACAGCAGTGAGGTAGGTACTTTGAAGCCTGTTGTTTAGCTGAGGAAGATAAGGCCTGAGAGAAGGCAAGGAGTCTGCCTAAGGTCACACGGCTCCTTAAACTGCAGCTAGAACTTTTCTTCCCCGACTTTTTCTGAAGAATGTTTTCACCATatagaaaaatgggaagaatTCTAGTGTTCAGCCATCACCTAGGATTCAACAGGCGTTTCCggtttgccatatttgctttatctccctCTATAGGTGTGGATTTTTCCTGGATCGCTGGAAAGTGAGTTGCGCTTATCTTGAAACTTCATCCCTAGATAATTCAGCATATTTCAGCATGTAGCTCCtaaaataaggacattctctAACATAACCACATACCGTATTCAGACCTAAGAAAACTGACATTAATTCTCTAATATCACCTAATATCTAGTCCTTAATCAGCTCTTGCTACTCGTTTCAAATGTGTCTTCTGAGTTTGTTTTTGACGCAGGATCCAATTAGGTGCATGCATTACATTTGGTTATTGTTTCgttttagtctcttttaattaGAACAACTCCTCCAGTTTTTTTCCCTATGACATTCACGTTTTGAAGTTCAGTTTTCTGTAGGGTGTCCCGCGTTCTACATTTGTCTGACTGTGTCTTCATAGTGTCATTTAACTGGTTTTTCTAACTCCTGCATTTACTGCAAACTGGAAGTTAGGTCTAAAGGCTCTATTAGATTTGGCTTATGTTTTTTatcgtggtaaaatatacataagctaaaatttaccatttgaaccattttcaagtgtgcagttcagtggctttaagtacattcacaatgttatgcagccatcaccactctccagaactttttcatcccaaacagaaactctgtccccattaaacacccGCTCCCCGGTACTCCCTCCCATCAACCTCtcataaccaccattctactttttgtctgtaTGAACCTCTCTACTCTAAGTACCTCCTGTAAGTGGCATCCTACCATATCTgtccttttgcgtctggcttatttcacttagcatagtgtcttcaaagttcatccaggTTGCAGCACCTATCaggaatttcattcctttttaaggctgaataatactccactgtatgAATAGATCACATTTTTTTTGTGAGGTTTCCTTTCTGCAACCCATCTGCCCCTTCCCTCTGTGGAGTCCTTTTGTTTCCCAACCACCAGGAAGCAAGGTCAACCCTCCTCAAAACCATGAGCTACTCCCTGGGTCGCTCCGagcatctccctcctccttctgagCTTGACATTCCCCTTTCAGACTTTCAGGATGCTCAGGGTCCTCTGCTGAGGAAAATGCATTCTCGGGGAGTGGGACAATGGAGCGCTTCACCCCGAGCGTGGATTGTTAGCTGTGTGGCGTTTCAAGAGAGAGGCaagggggctgagggtggggttGGGTCAGCCTCCCTTTGCCTTCTGGTCTGCTGCCAACCCCAGAAAACCTGCCAAGGGCCCTCTCCCTCCACACGGTCTCCGGTGAACGCCCCCACCTCAGCTTACCACAGGGGCCCACCTGACCCGCCCTCGGCCCCACCTGACCACCAGGGCCTTTCCCAGCTTTCCTGGCAGCTCTGCCCTGGTCTTCCTGCTCCCAGGCCAAGCCCCTCCCCTGAAGGCTGCGTTTCTGCCCCCTCCAGGCTATGTCTGAAGGAGAAGAGTTCCCATAGATTGacttgaaaaaggaagaaaaataagagcataAGGCCACGATTTTGCAGGCCCAGGGCTGGTTTATTTCCTCACTACCAAGCTCAGCTTCCTGTTGGCTTATTACCAAATAATTTCTTCTGTAATAGCCTCCTTTCCTGGAGAAGGAGGCCCCAGCACCGACGTCTTCCTAAGTGcgatgggggtgtgtgtgtgtgtgtgtgtttggggggtgggggacaggcagCTTTAGTGTTATTCTGAACTGGCAGACAAAGAGCAACCCATGCAAATAGGTTTGCAAATAGGACACACGTCCTGCCCTTCGTGAGTAGGGTGGGCTGGGCCGGGGGAAGGGCAAAGTCAGTGTTAGCACCGAGATGAAGCTCCCTAGGCCACTCTCCACCCTTGCATTCTAGCTAAATCATaacttggggaggaggggaagcaaaCCCACGTAGCCGGGAAGGTTCGCTTCCTGGAAGTTCAGCTGCTTTCAGACTAGATCAGTGGAGTGGGGTGAAGGGACCCACGTGGCATTCAGGGCTGAATTCCCATGTCACTTCTTGTTTATTAGATGACCTTGGACGTGTCATTTGATATTTCTGAGCTTGTTGCTTTACTGATACGGCGTGGTAATTTCTGCCTCCTGGGGTTATTCCAAAGATTAAATGGGGTAGGATATTTGAAGGGCCTTAAAGGCATTCAGTCCTTTCCATTTAGCTGGCCTAGCTGACCTCTCAGTCTCGTGAAATAGAAAACTCAAGCTATTCCGGTGTGTTTTTCTCCGTTTCCTACTTCAGTTCGTTTCCAGTTAACAGCCCTGGAGTCATTATTCCAGCTCCTTCTGTCCACATCTTTTTCTGGGATCTTCTCCCCATCATCACCACAGTGTTCTTCAGAGCAGGTGAGCAAAGCAGAAGCACGGCAGACCCCCAAACCAGAGGGCCCTGCTGCTTCCTGCGCACCACGAGTCGGGCAAAGCTTCCTCCAAGGAAACGCAGGTGACTCATTAGGAAGAGGGGGCCAGGCCCAAGTATCTCAACGCAACAAAGCCCCCCATGCCTCCTGGCCTAACTCCAACTCTCGTTGAAGCGTCCCTTCCCCTGACAGTTTCATGTGAGGCTGCTCTGAGGCCCACCCTAGGGAGCCAGGTTTGGTAACATGTGCTGAAGGGGCCTCTCCTCCCCTGTGGCCGGTCGCACTGGTGTGTCCCTGGCCTGGGCCTGCACCCTGACAGCTGTCTCCACGCCTGTGCTGCGAGTGTGCTGTGGGGCCGCCGCATTACTGCACCGTGGCGTCTGTGCGAGTAGCCTCCCCGGGCAGTCAGGCTGAGCGTGGcggtggaggaaggaggcagtGCCCGAGAGCATCTATGGTTGGATTAAATGAGGAAGAGGGCTCATGGCCCAGAGGTCGGAACCTGGCGGTGAATCCCAGCTGCACCAGGAAGCACTTCCAGAGGACTCTCAAAATCATCCTGCCAGCTTGCATTAAACATGGCCTTGCCTTGCACCAGATTCAAGCACAGCCTTGGCCCAGAGAGCACGGAGATGCCCGATGAGCCTGGGTCCACGCCCGGACTTTCTCCTATTTAATGACCAGGAGGACGGCTTTGAAGTTCTCCGTCTCACTGTTCCAAGGGTACTAGCATTTGCTGAAGAGTGTTTCTTCCTAGATTAAATGTTAGctctttaaaactttgttttactATTGACAGCAAATGAATTATTACTGGACTTAGACACAGACGGGGGCCGCCAGCATGGCAGCGTCACACCTGTAAGTCTAGGGAGCAGCTCCCTGCTTTGCTGCAGCCCACCTAAGTACACCTTTGTCAATAGTTTAAGTGTCGCTCACCCATAAGTGGACAGGAAATGGTTAAGCAGgaagccctccccaccccaaacagGTGGAGCTTTTGACATGGGTGTTAGCCACCAAGTGagccttttcctgtttctcccagaGAGGGTGGATACATTTTAAGCTTGGATCCCAATCAagaggtgcagtggttaagtttgctcactctgcttcagcagactggggttttgtgggttcggatcttgggcacagacctactctgctcctcaggccatgctgtggtggtgtcccacatacaaaatagaagaagattggtaagatgttagctcagggccaatcttcctcaccaaagaaaaaaaaaaggaaattgcttTCTTGCCAGAAGACTTCAGACACTTCCTGCCTCACAGTTTGGCAGAGCCCTAAGTCCAGGACAGGCAGGTTCAGAGCTGTGGCCATTGAGAGGCCAGGATCAGACAGCCTGCGTGGTGCAAGGCTGGGATCTGTGGTTTCTTTTGGCTCAAGTAGCTCCTCAAATGATGTTGAAAAGTGGTGTGCCCCTTTGCACATGTTTAAATTGATGTTTATGCTTTTTCATCATAAGTTTAAGTAGTTGCAAGGAATGTAATTTCCACCACGTTGCAAATATTGGCATTTTTAAAGCACAACCCATGTGATTCTTAGAATCTCAAATCCATACGCTGTATGTTCTGTGTGTTtgttatgcacattttaaaaccTTGGCCTGTCCCTCTGACCTTCAGTTCTGATGATATTTGTAATCCAGTCTGTCGTTTTTCCTTTGAAGTGGTTTACAGTGGCCAGGATCTCATGTTCCCCTGGGGGGTTATCAGCTCCTCAgggaagggccagccctggagacTTCTGGGGAGGGTGGCCTGCCACCTACATGAGTCAACACCTACCTGCTTCACTCTCAGGGAGAAGGAGCCCCCAGCCAAGGGGAGACCCTCCATGACAACCGTCCCCTAGCTGGGGGGCGGGGAACGAGTGTCCAAGACTGTGCAATTCCTACCTggtgtttgttcttttctttcttctctctctctcttttcaatttttagtcttttacctttaaaaatcctTATTGTTGCTCCGGCCCGGTGGCAGAGCatttaagtttgcacgctctgctttagcagcccggggtttgccagttaggatcccgggtgcagacctacacactgctaatcaagccatgctgtggcaggcgtcccacatataaagtagaagaagacgggcacagatgttagctcagggccagtcttcctcagcacaaagaggaggattggcagcagatgttagctcaggtctaatcttcctcaaaaaaaaaaggagcaccCGGAAGCTGCTTcctaggattgctgtgaggatca
This genomic interval from Equus quagga isolate Etosha38 chromosome 5, UCLA_HA_Equagga_1.0, whole genome shotgun sequence contains the following:
- the RRM2 gene encoding ribonucleoside-diphosphate reductase subunit M2 isoform X1 — protein: MLSVRVPLATIADSQQQQLQLSPMKGLSLADKENTPPALSGARVLASKTARRIFQDPGEPKTKVPAPSVEDEPLLRENPRRFVIFPIEYHDIWQMYKKAEASFWTAEEVDLSKDIQHWEALKPEERYFISHVLAFFAASDGIVNENLVERFSQEVQITEARCFYGFQIAMENIHSEMYSLLIDTYIKDSKEREFLFNAIETMPCVKKKADWALRWIGDKEATYGERVVAFAAVEGIFFSGSFASIFWLKKRGLMPGLTFSNELISRDEGLHCDFACLMFKHLVHKPSEQRVKEIIINAVRIEQEFLTEALPVKLIGMNCTLMKQYIEFVADRLMLELGFNKVFRVENPFDFMENISLEGKTNFFEKRVGEYQRMGVMSSPTENSFTLDADF
- the RRM2 gene encoding ribonucleoside-diphosphate reductase subunit M2 isoform X2: MLSVRVPLATIADSQQQQLQLSPMKGLSLADKENTKTKVPAPSVEDEPLLRENPRRFVIFPIEYHDIWQMYKKAEASFWTAEEVDLSKDIQHWEALKPEERYFISHVLAFFAASDGIVNENLVERFSQEVQITEARCFYGFQIAMENIHSEMYSLLIDTYIKDSKEREFLFNAIETMPCVKKKADWALRWIGDKEATYGERVVAFAAVEGIFFSGSFASIFWLKKRGLMPGLTFSNELISRDEGLHCDFACLMFKHLVHKPSEQRVKEIIINAVRIEQEFLTEALPVKLIGMNCTLMKQYIEFVADRLMLELGFNKVFRVENPFDFMENISLEGKTNFFEKRVGEYQRMGVMSSPTENSFTLDADF